In the genome of Pempheris klunzingeri isolate RE-2024b chromosome 11, fPemKlu1.hap1, whole genome shotgun sequence, one region contains:
- the ppardb gene encoding peroxisome proliferator-activated receptor delta b: protein MEGFQKTATEQHDRLNGYCEPKSPQDTSDVRWTPPEGESGGSDSCGGTSVSELTDLQGVKSRESEDEEDKEEKEQKEAVSASKGLKGDQMKKEKESLNQENDHSKKNSSAASSYTDLSHTSSPSLSEQLRLGREDSAGSGISVECKVCGDKASGFHYGVHACEGCKGFFRRTVRMKLEYDRCERSCKIQKKNRNKCQYCRFQKCLSLGMSHDAIRYGRMPQAERRKLVAGLLAEELNLGKPGGSDLKTLAKQVNTAYLKNLSMTKKRARSILTGKTSSTSPFVIYDVDTLWKAESGLVWSQLVPGAPLTKEIGVHVFYRCQCTTVETVRELTEFAKCIPGFVDLFLNDQVTLLKYGVHEAIFAMLPSLMNKDGLLVANGKGFVTREFLRSLRKPFSEIMEPKFEFAVKFNALELDDSDLALFVAAIILCGDRPGLMNVKQVEQSQDSILQALDLHLQANHSDSVYLFPKLLQKMADLRQLVTENVHLVQKIKKTESETSLHPLLQEIYKDMY, encoded by the exons ATGGAAGGGTTTCAGAAAACTGCTACAGAGCAGCATGACAGGCTGAATGGCTACTGCGAGCCAAAATCACCCCAGGACACGTCTGATGTCAGGTGGACACCACCGGAGGGAGAGTCTGGAGGTTCAGACAGCTGTGGGGGGACTAGTGTGTCAGAGCTGACAGACCTGCAAGGGGTAAAGAGCAGGGAAagtgaagatgaggaggacaaggaggagaaagagcagaAGGAGGCAGTATCTGCTTCTAAAGGCTTGAAAGGGGACCagatgaaaaaggagaaagagagtctAAATCAGGAGAACGATCAcagcaagaaaaacagcagcGCAGCATCCAGCTACACAG ACCTGTCCCATACCTCGTCGCCCTCACTGTCAGAACAGCTGCGTCTTGGCAGAGAAGACAGCGCAGGCTCTGGCATCAGTGTGGAGTGTAAGGTCTGCGGGGACAAGGCCTCTGGCTTCCACTATGGCGTACACGCCTGTGAGGGTTGCAAG GGATTTTTCCGGCGAACTGTGCGGATGAAACTGGAATATGATCGCTGTGAGCGTTCCTGCAAGATTCAGAAGAAGAATCGTAACAAGTGCCAATATTGTCGCTTCCAAAAGTGCCTGTCTTTGGGAATGTCCCATGATG CGATCCGATATGGACGTATGCctcaggcagagaggaggaagctggTGGCGGGCCTGCTTGCAGAAGAACTGAACCTCGGCAAACCAGGTGGCTCAGACCTGAAGACCTTGGCCAAACAAGTCAACACAGCCTACCTGAAGAACCTCAGTATGACCAAGAAGAGGGCCCGCAGCATCCTGACAGGCAAAACCAGCAGCACCTCG CCATTTGTGATCTACGACGTGGACACTCTCTGGAAAGCAGAAAGTGGTTTGGTATGGAGCCAGTTAGTTCCAGGTGCGCCTCTGACCAAGGAGATTGGAGTCCACGTGTTCTACCGCTGCCAATGCACCACGGTGGAGACTGTGCGAGAGCTCACCGAGTTTGCCAAGTGCATTCCAGGGTTTGTGGACCTCTTTCTTAATGACCAG GTGACTTTGCTGAAGTATGGTGTGCACGAGGCTATTTTTGCCATGCTGCCCTCTCTCATGAACAAAGACGGGCTGTTGGTGGCCAACGGTAAAGGCTTTGTGACCAGGGAGTTCCTGCGCAGTTTAAGAAAGCCCTTCAGTGAGATCATGGAGCCCAAGTTTGAGTTTGCTGTCAAGTTTAATGCTCTGGAGCTGGATGACAGTGACCTGGCCCTGTTTGTTGCTGCCATTATTCTCTGTGGAG ATCGGCCCGGGTTAATGAACGTGAAGCAGGTGGAGCAGAGTCAGGACAGCATCCTCCAGGCTCTGGACCTCCATCTACAGGCAAACCACTCTGACTCAGTCTACCTCTTCCCCAAGCTGCTGCAGAAGATGGCCGACCTCCGTCAGCTGGTTACCGAGAACGTTCACCTTGTCCAAAAGATCAAAAAGACTGAGTCAGAGACCTCGCTCCACCCTCTACTACAGGAAATCTACAAAGACATGTATTAG
- the mkrn4 gene encoding makorin, ring finger protein, 4: MEGAWRYTQNTRRMDSARGGGICRRFINGSCRFGSRCNYRHEWPVIPPSRICRYFQKGGCWYGERCRYLHVLQPVADPAVAGRRGSVPTFSSSSSVAYAPPDRRGSEPALLQADVMSRQQCSRSFVVNVSDPQHNTGRLAAGIVEEQSQDTDSDLTASLESIQNSEVAQACACDGRNKQTSSNETTENGAAAAAASTTQGRVEEMEAFLRSKNVTCGICMDKVYEKTDPRNRVFGILPNCNHSFCLQCIMTWRKTKDLGPDVVKSCPQCRVRSAFYVPNKYWVEGQAKERVIAAFKEKFGKKSCSYYTRFRCCPFKTECLYRHDKDARHRSFPYPTEDEDDYDGVDLLNLFIAMTLLSGEEDEEDYYYYNDDDDDFDFPFYLTEEYGF, translated from the exons ATGGAGGGAGCTTGGCGCTACACTCAAAACACACGGAGGATGGACTCGGCCCGTGGCGGAGGTATCTGTAG GCGTTTTATAAATGGCTCTTGCAGATTTGGTTCAAGGTGTAATTATCGACATGAATGGCCAGTCATACCACCATCTCGAATATGTAGGTACTTCCAGAAAGGTGGATGCTGGTATGGTGAGCGCTGCAG ATATCTCCATGTCCTTCAACCTGTGGCTGATCCAGCTGTTGCAGGTAGAAGAGGTTCAGTGCctaccttctcctcctcctccagtgtgGCCTACGCTCCACCTGACAGGAGAGGGTCCGAGCCTGCTCTTCTGCAGGCCGATGTGATGTCCAGGCAGCAATGCAGCCGATCGTTTGTGGTTAATGTCTCAGATCCTCAACACAACACTGGACGCCTGGCAGCAGGCATTGTTGAGGAACAATCACAAG ATACCGACTCTGACCTCACTGCTTCTTTGGAATCAATCCAGAACTCAGAAGTTGCTCAAGCTTGTGCATGTGATGGAAGAAACAAGCAG ACCTCCTCCAATGAGACGACAGAGAATGgcgctgccgccgccgccgcctctACTACCCAGGGAAGAGTAGAGGAAATGGAGGCCTTCCTCCGGAGTAAAAATGTGACCTGTGGCATCTGCATGGACAAGGTGTATGAAAAGACGGATCCACGAAACCGTGTTTTTGGAATCTTGCCCAACTGCAATCACTCCTTCTGTTTACAATGCATAATgacctggaggaaaacaaaagaccTCGGGCCGGATGTGGTGAA GTCCTGCCCGCAGTGCCGCGTGAGGTCTGCCTTTTATGTGCCCAACAAATACTGGGTTGAAGGACAAGCAAAGGAGCGCGTAATTGCTGCCTTCAAAGAGAAATTTGG TAAGAAAAGTTGCAGTTACTATACGCGATTCAGATGCTGCCCCTTCAAAACAGAGTGCCTTTATCGGCATGACAAAGATGCACGTCACCGGTCATTTCCG TATCCCACAGAAGATGAAGACGACTACGATGGCGTTGATCTGCTCAATCTTTTCATAGCCATGACTCTCCTCAGTGGTGAAGAAGACGAGGAggactactactactacaacgacgacgatgatgactTTGACTTTCCTTTTTACCTAACTGAGGAGTATGGTTTCTGA